DNA from Rosa rugosa chromosome 6, drRosRugo1.1, whole genome shotgun sequence:
tcagaaagaaaaagaaaaagtctaTGCAACTTTAGGTAGGGAAAGCCAGCTCCTTCGTCAACTTTTCATGCAGTGGTTAAGATTTCTGATTACATTTTAAGTCAAAGCAGCTGCCTTAAACGAAGAGAtggtcttcttttttttttttcgtattatttattttatcaaAACGAAGGATGTAtgcattattaattttttatatgCATATATTGTTTTAGAAACTATAATTTTAAGAAAGCTTAATATACATTAatgtatttatatttatttaagcaTTCTGATTATGTGACGAGACGATAATTAACTTCATGCATGTAGTATTAAATTGATATATTTATACTAAATCATAAAATTCTCTACTTCTTTTGAGATCTAGATTCAAGGATTGAGAAATATATTTGTATTCACATACACATAATTGGCTGAGATTTCCGAAATTAGCTAGGGATGATAAATACACCTATCGTTGTAGTATGCATGACGGAATATGTAGGACGCAATACCGGTACTCAGTTCATATGATTCTGCTAGTCAATCTGAACCTCTAACCAAACAAGATGAATCTATTTaactccatatatatataaaacataaatCCATTTGTTGTGAATCAACTACTGCACGGCAGAATTCTAGAAATTGATTTTCAAGTTCCTCGATTTGTACGTGGGTGTTGACTCTCCTCCGTCCAACCGCTCAACGGACGGTGGGTCCATCGAGGTCCACACCTCCACCGGCAACTGTATATTTCTCAGCTGCAATGATTTCTTCTCTGATCTAAACAGTGGTCGGAGATAGAGTAGCCGCAAATTGATGATTCATCAGTGACAAAACTGGGAAGAAAAAGTAATTATTATAGCAATGGTTTCAAATTGTTGAAAGTCCCTATTCAATTCAAAAGCCGAGGCGTGCCACTAACTAATTACAGGAAGCCACGTCATTAGAAGTCTTGGTCAAACTGCGGACAAGTTTGGTATCAGTCTTCAACATTCTTCACCGTGTGTTTTCTCCCTCCTACCACCCGACCTCTATAAATACTCGTTTAATTCTATTCTTGTACTCACAAACACATACGCAGCTGAAGCCTGGGTTCTCTCACTTCTTCTAATTAGTGCGTACGTGTTGAAATATTAGAAAGATATGGAGTTCATCGGGTTCTTAACAATGGCAGTCTTCATCGTCGTCGTTCTGTACTTACTCTGCAGATTGTTACTTTCTTGCTGGGTTTTTCCTGTCCTGACTTACAGGAAGCTTAAGAAAAATGGGTTAACCGGTCCGAGTCCTAGTTTTCCTTTAGGAAATCTTAgcgagatgaagaagaagactagccaaagctcttcttcttcttcatttgggCCATCTTCAAATAGTGTAACCCATGACATACACTCGACTCTCTTTCCCTACTTTGCTCGCTGGCAGAAAGCCTACGGTAAAAACCGaccttagaatttttttttacctccaTATATAAACTTAATCAATAGATTATGTGTTCTCTAAAATTCATTTCATGCATGCTTAAATGTAAGAATGTACTTATGCAGTACATATATAGTTGTTACATGTTAATTAATATGTGTTGTTATCGTGGTGCAGGAAAAATGTTCGTTTACTGGTTGGGCACAGAGCCATTCCTATACGTAGCAGATGCAGCCTTACTGAAAAAATTGTCTTCGGAGGTCACCGCAAAGAATTGGGGCAAACCGGCTGTGTTTAGACGCGATAGAGCTCCCATGTTTGGTAATGGCCTTGTCATGTCCGAAGGGGATGATTGGGTCCGTCACCGCCATGTTATCACTCCAGCATTTAACCCTACTAACTTGAAGGTACTTATATCTCTTTTTAGACTTAAACGAAGCTTTTTTGATTGAGTTATACAACAATTTAGTTAAAACATGATAATTGCTCCAAAGTACGTACATAGAAAATTTGCAAGGTTTCTTTTTTATGTAATGCCTAGCTCAATTATATTCTATACGACTATGTACAGGCAATGGCTAGTTTGATGGTGGAGACCGCAACAACAATGCTAGACAACTGGGCTACTCAGATCAACACTTCCGGCATCCAAGAAATTGACGTTGAGGATTCAATCACGGCAACAGCTGGGGAGATCATCGCCAAGACCAGCTTCGGTATTAGTTACCACAGTGGTCGCCTAGTGTTCGAAAAATTAAGAGCACTACAAATGACCCTCTTCAAGACGACCCGTTTTGTGGGAGTTCCTTTTGGCAAATTCATATATCCCATGAAAACCCTCGAGGCCGGAAGACTCGGGGAAGAAATCAACCAGCTCTTTTTATCGATCATCGCTGCACGAAAGAAATCGATTAGATCAGAATCCCCGCAACACGACCTTCTCGGGATGCTACTCAAAGAGAGCGATAAACCGGGCAACTTCTCGAGGTCTCTGACCACACAGGAACTGGTGGACGAGTGCAAGACATTTTTCTTCGGCGGCCACGAGACAACGGCATTGGCGATCACATGGACGATGCTACTTCTAGCTACCCATAC
Protein-coding regions in this window:
- the LOC133715980 gene encoding cytokinin hydroxylase-like, which codes for MEFIGFLTMAVFIVVVLYLLCRLLLSCWVFPVLTYRKLKKNGLTGPSPSFPLGNLSEMKKKTSQSSSSSSFGPSSNSVTHDIHSTLFPYFARWQKAYGKMFVYWLGTEPFLYVADAALLKKLSSEVTAKNWGKPAVFRRDRAPMFGNGLVMSEGDDWVRHRHVITPAFNPTNLKAMASLMVETATTMLDNWATQINTSGIQEIDVEDSITATAGEIIAKTSFGISYHSGRLVFEKLRALQMTLFKTTRFVGVPFGKFIYPMKTLEAGRLGEEINQLFLSIIAARKKSIRSESPQHDLLGMLLKESDKPGNFSRSLTTQELVDECKTFFFGGHETTALAITWTMLLLATHTDWQDQLRAEIKEVVGDKEIDVNNLAGLKKMGWVMNEVLRLYPSAPNAQRQAKDDIQVSEDLTIPKGTNMWIDTVGMHHDPELWGEDVHEFKPERFKDDIHGGCKHKMGYLPFGFGGRMCIGRNLTFLEYKIVLTLILSRFSFTVSPTYTHAPSIALSLRPSNGLPLVLQPLN